A single region of the Drosophila miranda strain MSH22 chromosome 2, D.miranda_PacBio2.1, whole genome shotgun sequence genome encodes:
- the LOC108155042 gene encoding histone-lysine N-methyltransferase PR-Set7, whose protein sequence is MIMVRRRARPAKETGGGSAAAAVASDGALSMDTAAAVAVAGGNHLLDDQYFASPKRKDCRLMKASENLKISSDVVALEEEANNKGVKPTKALTDRTIGVPLATRSQTRTIENFFKANAAAKCGITLNTHHPEPIKEQKTISTTELPLSDELGDEELERVVGDLLYDGHSTASSDSPSYQHENEHEEVMQDTFALRETSPVPVLMADFQTHRSGLRDSHSSSHSSSSSGGASATTDNIFLQEPVLTLDIDRTPTKASSIKINKSFELASAVFSSPPSVLNACRFNQIVTLNGGGQCEPQPFVVAQPQPQPQLQPQPQPHHNGFELDQHDSSSCDSGVACSLTISAESPAAGGGAGAAARRRKPATPHRILCPSPIKTLPRGDGGGLIVPGARKTSGIMMKGDLLSPRKSPRKLPTTTAAVAACKSRRRLNQPKPQAPYQPEQPQPPPGTQPTNEDVVVIDDDEDDDDQEEDEGEEDEDDVHALLKAAEELENLNKIPIANSNKSNNHVKAMLKPAPAKPRAALTKGGSKTKTGSKIQPGPLPLAATNGNREMTDFFPVRRSVRKTKTAVKEEWLRNLEQAVLEERSEGLQVRNFMGKGRGVVAVRHFKRNEFVVEYVGDLISISDATDRERRYALDENAGCYMYYFKHKNQQYCIDATVDTGKLGRLINHSRAGNLMTKVVVIKQRPHLVLLAKDDIAPGEELTYDYGDRSKESLLHHPWLAF, encoded by the exons ATGATAATGGTGCGCAGGAGAGCGCGGCCCGCCAAGGAAACTGGTGGTGGCTCCGCAGCGGCAGCTGTTGCTTCCGACGGGGCTCTGTCCATGGACACAGCCGCCGCTGTGGCCGTAGCGGGCGGCAATCATCTGCTCGATGATCAATATTTTGCCAGCCCCAAGCGGAAAGACTGCCGCCTGATGAAGGCCAGTGAAAATCTCAAAATCTCCTCGGATGTCGTGGCATTGGAGGAGGAGGCGAACAACAAAGGCGTCAAGCCAACAAAGGCGTTAACGGATCGAACGATTG GCGTGCCGCTGGCCACCCGCTCCCAGACACGCACCATCGAGAACTTTTTCAAAGCGAATGCTGCCGCCAAGTGCGGAATCACATTGAATACACATCATCCAGAGCCAATTAAAGAGCAAAAGACAATATCTACAACAGAGCTTCCCCTGTCCGACGAGCTGGGGGATGAGGAGTTGGAGCGGGTTGTGGGGGATCTGCTGTACGATGGCCATTCGACGGCCTCTTCCGATTCGCCTTCTTACCAGCACGAGAACGAGCACGAGGAGGTGATGCAGGACACCTTTGCTCTACGGGAGACCAGTCCCGTGCCCGTGCTGATGGCCGACTTCCAGACACACCGCTCTGGCCTGCGGGACAGCCACAGCTCAtcgcacagcagcagcagcagtggtgGTGCCAGTGCCACCACAGACAACATCTTCCTGCAGGAGCCGGTCCTGACACTGGACATTGACCGCACGCCCACCAAAGCCTCTAGCATTAAGATCAACAAGAGCTTTGAGCTGGCCAGCGCCGTGTTCTCATCGCCGCCTTCCGTTCTGAATGCCTGCCGTTTCAATCAGATTGTCACACTCAATGGCGGCGGCCAGTGCGAACCACAGCCTTTTGTCGTAgcccagccacagccgcagccgcagctacagccacagccacagccacaccaCAACGGCTTCGAATTGGACCAACACGACAGTAGTTCCTGCGACAGTGGCGTTGCCTGCAGCCTGACCATATCGGCAGAATCTCCAGCCgctggaggaggagctggagctgctgcaCGTCGTCGCAAACCAGCCACACCCCATCGCATACTCTGCCCCTCGCCGATCAAGACATTGCCCCGCGGCGATGGGGGGGGATTGATTGTACCTGGAGCACGCAAGACTTCCGGCATCATGATGAAGGGCGATCTGTTGTCGCCCAGAAAGTCGCCACGCAAGCTGCCGACAACCACAGCGGCGGTTGCCGCGTGCAAGTCGCGACGAAGACTGAATCAGCCAAAGCCACAAGCGCCTTACCAGCCcgaacagccacagccaccgcCAGGCACACAGCCAACGAACGAGGACGTTGTCGTTatcgatgatgatgaggatgatgatgatcagGAGGAGGACGAGGGGGAGGAGGATGAGGACGATGTCCACGCCTTACTGAAGGCCGCCGAGGAGCTGGAGAACCTGAACAAAATACCCAtagccaacagcaacaaaagcaacaatcACGTTAAAGCAATGCTCAAGCCAGCGCCAGCCAAGCCAAGGGCTGCCCTAACCAAAGGCGGGTCCAAGACCAAGACTGGGTCAAAGATCCAACCAGGACCGCTGCCCCTGGCCGCCACCAATGGCAACCGGGAGATGACCGACTTCTTTCCGGTGCGCCGCAGCGTACGCAAGACCAAAACAGCCGTCAAGGAGGAATGGCTGCGCAATCTGGAGCAGGCTGTGCTCGAGGAGCGCTCCGAGGGACTCCAGGTGCGCAACTTCATGGGCAAGGGTCGCGGCGTCGTCGCTGTACGTCACTTTAAGCGCAACGAATTCGTTGTGGAGTATGTGGGCGATCTGATCTCGATCAGCGATGCCACCGATCGCGAACGACGCTATGCCCTGGACGAGAACGCCGGCTGCTACATGTACTATTTCAAGCACAAGAACCAGCAGTACTGCATCGATGCCACCGTGGACACTGGGAAGCTGGGACGCCTCATCAACCACTCGCGTGCCGGCAATCTAATGACCAAAGTGGTCGTGATCAAGCAGCGTCCGCATCTCGTGCTGCTGGCCAAGGACGACATTGCGCCGGGGGAGGAGCTGACCTACGACTATGGCGATCGATCCAAGGAGTCGCTGCTGCACCATCCCTGGCTGGCCTTCTGA
- the LOC108155342 gene encoding bromodomain adjacent to zinc finger domain protein 1A, which produces MPICKREGFDLNQMEDKSDTFHDNDWVFCCYITNRIFRDYENYFRHVMAINSTVWQCEATGRENLTYEEALKSERAARKKMEQFKQSLRAPVLLVVEHARQSAMKTLNLMVAKFLRKRYFINEEVTVVTKKNIFYVVVAITPGKAKPVPSTEIYEDTDALQYRLKAVKGDASTEISVPFDHIRRKRLEFNMENLGMFIKNNVTRVDGILRPKPEAYKQYVTDAGISFASIFIGKMPRYSPSKIRRPEAKETSSKKQSTLNKYIVSDVSEESVAKAKEKAKLLAEEMERARLEKAAKLAVLEREKAEKKAQLMERVESECNSLLTKTDDLERCDQRVLPRYKPIVTLLPEKLLGDAFMMREFMHTYAGLLSGVEVFRQNLSFYEMTRALSAREVAGPLSDIILVLLGTVFDLQKEEEDDCAVSYMLGRYTAPSEPYISMSQASRSHYYSKRHFSFKINELPLDALTLSEVLRLHLLSSGAIVNEKAEKWRIMYRNGYASREDPGLELRLQHPHILRSLKNSPVYQLSFSDIMRVIRCLMSQILTYSGTINLIEERMEQTYKAKVELRTLIQLENRRLAALEMSKRKLTHEHHLACSAEELKNDPAKMQSLLEKLNKGIAELHAKSDTQHRKHEAQVLALHSQLFNFLVFLGMDRCYRKYYVLESMPGIFVEHSPDNLDTCLDQPPLNKPQSEISNQAQLPKNRRELRIYLLKLYGEEKSRKRAKQSLENKENQEHRINGDAEPMEVAEVEPLEDPTQHELMMCSGDRRNCIVHDHEQRQRWSYIYKAEDIDELLKSLNPLGHRESGLLEEISGLRTLIKQHVSTCPAEMLTLESDQQRNKFLSAMHSETRKYCEANFGLPEDTNLNEVMQLHLVDRILQFERDIYTGDLGRLKVKDMEKWRNDLLKGNYDPQIKLQWGPGGKLEDLAAAGSDHESHEDYEDEEKSAVPLGKYATQPYRDPGQYLGPASNADESVESADEEGLEPQSEAEMESLQAKVRNMAGALLQVEQAIGRRFLKPPYGMKKWDPKQDALKQECEARLHQWEVSLMESTSYAQLFLHFNMLHDCIQWIRSTNKSLCKVCRRGSDPDKMLLCDECNGGTHMFCMKPKMRSVPKGHWYCNECVKNLGLKNANDEKEKKTAAQRKRKFIVEEEDEDDTEEEDEEETEEQEEEEEDGTDGKSETSTHSSTNKLNERPSRRPRGRPSKKKRLASKEIEVAIVDHDDDGDEATEESEPLGSEVGDEGSVVTKTGEDEDVEENENEEGEESDDDKVCQVCFYDGSEIRCVRCSLYYHLDCAQLKRQPRADFVCKKCKTSETQRPRRRNSHVNGHDDDDDDRVEPPAKRSRSSRNSLRISLDKSARHSGSNNNNNNSSTNNNNHHRRSGRRMNDNLPLNSAALYDLLEQIMKHKASWPFLRPVLTSEVPDYHQIIKTPMDLSKVKSKLNMGAYQLNEEVLSDIQLVFRNCDLYNVEGNEIYDAGCQLEKFVIERCRDMQLPFRPSDMNDEGVAIC; this is translated from the exons ATGCCGATTTGCAAGCGAGAAGGCTTCGATCTGAATCAAATGGAGGACAAGAGTGATACATTCCACGATAACGACTGGGTCTTCTGCTGCTACATCACCAATCGCATTTTCCGCGACTACGA AAACTACTTCCGACACGTGATGGCCATCAACTCGACGGTGTGGCAGTGCGAGGCCACCGGCCGCGAGAACCTCACCTACGAGGAGGCCCTGAAGAGCGAGCGCGCCGCCCGCAAGAAGATGGAACAGTTCAAACAGAGCCTGCGAGCGCCCGTCCTCCTGGTGGTGGAGCATGCCCGCCAGTCGGCGATGAAGACCCTCAACCTGATGGTGGCCAAATTCCTGCGCAAACGCTACTTCATTAACGAGGAGGTGACCGTGGTCACCAAGAAGAACATCTTCTATGTGGTGGTGGCAATAACGCCCGGCAAGGCCAAGCCCGTGCCCAGCACCGAGATATACGAGGACACGGATGCCCTGCAGTACCGGCTGAAGGCGGTCAAGGGCGATGCCAGCACAGAGATCTCTGTGCCCTTCGATCATATACGACGCAAGCGATTGGAGTTCAACATGGAGAACCTTGGGATGTTCATCAAGAACAATGTCACCCGCGTCGACGGTATCCTTCGCCCGAAGCCCGAGGCCTACAAACAGTACGTGACGGATGCGGGCATCAGCTTTGCGAGCATCTTCATTGGCAAAATGCCCCGCTACTCGCCGTCGAAGATAAGGCGACCCGAGGCCAAAGAGACATCCTCCAAGAAGCAGTCCACCCTGAACAAGTACATTGTGTCGGACGTGTCCGAGGAGTCGGTCGCCAAGGCCAAGGAGAAGGCCAAGCTGCTGGCCGAGGAAATGGAGCGTGCGCGCCTGGAGAAGGCGGCCAAGCTGGCCGTCCTGGAGCGCGAGAAGGCCGAGAAGAAGGCCCAGCTGATGGAGCGCGTGGAGTCCGAGTGCAACAGTCTGCTGACAAAGACGGACGACCTTGAGCGCTGCGATCAGCGGGTGCTGCCACGCTACAAGCCGATTGTGACGCTGCTGCCGGAGAAGCTACTGGGCGATGCCTTCATGATGCGCGAGTTCATGCACACATATGCGGGGCTGCTGTCGGGGGTGGAGGTGTTCCGACAGAATCTCAGCTTCTATGAGATGACGCGAGCTCTAAGTGCCCGCGAGGTGGCTGGCCCACTATCGGACATAATCCTGGTGCTGCTGGGCACCGTCTTCGATCtgcagaaggaggaggaggatgacTGCGCGGTCAGCTACATGCTCGGACGCTACACGGCGCCCAGTGAGCCGTACATCAGCATGAGCCAAGCCTCTCGCAGCCACTACTACTCCAAGCGACACTTCTCCTTCAAGATCAACGAACTGCCGCTGGATGCTCTGACGCTGAGCGAGGTGCTGCGCCTGCATCTGCTCAGCTCCGGGGCCATTGTCAACGAGAAGGCCGAGAAGTGGCGGATCATGTACCGCAATGGCTACGCCTCGCGCGAAGATCCCGGCCTGGAGTTGCGCCTCCAGCATCCGCACATCCTGCGCAGCCTCAAGAACTCGCCGGTATATCAGCTGAGCTTCAGCGACATCATGCGCGTTATACGCTGCCTCATGTCCCAGATCCTCACGTACTCCGGGACCATCAATCTGATCGAGGAGCGTATGGAGCAGACGTACAAGGCCAAGGTGGAGCTGCGAACCCTCATCCAGCTGGAGAATCGACGCCTGGCCGCCCTCGAGATGAGCAAACGCAAGCTGACGCACGAGCATCATCTGGCGTGCAGCGCGGAGGAGTTGAAGAACGATCCCGCCAAGATGCAGTCGCTGCTCGAGAAGCTAAACAAGGGCATAGCGGAGCTGCACGCCAAGTCCGACACTCAGCATCGCAAGCACGAGGCGCAGGTCCTCGCCCTGCACTCGCAGCTGTTCAATTTCCTGGTATTCCTCGGGATGGATCGCTGCTATCGAAAGTACTATGTGCTGGAGTCCATGCCTGGCATATTTGTGGAGCATTCGCCCGACAATCTGGACACCTGTCTGGATCAGCCGCCCCTGAACAAGCCCCAGTCGGAGATAAGCAACCAGGCACAGCTGCCGAAGAACCGCAGGGAGTTGCGCATCTATCTGCTGAAGCTGTACGGCGAGGAAAAGTCGCGCAAACGGGCCAAGCAGTCGCTGGAGAACAAAGAGAACCAGGAGCACCGCATCAATGGCGACGCAGAGCCCATGGAGGTGGCGGAGGTGGAGCCCCTCGAGGATCCCACCCAGCACGAGCTGATGATGTGCAGCGGGGACCGACGCAACTGCATTGTCCACGATCACGAACAGCGCCAACGCTGGTCGTACATCTACAAGGCCGAGGACATCGACGAGCTCCTCAAGAGTCTCAATCCTCTGGGGCATCGTGAGTCTGGTCTCCTCGAGGAGATCAGTGGCCTGCGCACGCTCATCAAGCAGCATGTGAGCACCTGTCCCGCGGAGATGCTCACGCTGGAGAGCGACCAGCAGCGCAATAAATTCCTCAGCGCCATGCACTCGGAGACGCGGAAGTACTGTGAGGCCAACTTTGGACTGCCTGAGGACACAAATCTCAATGAGGTGATGCAGCTGCATCTGGTGGATCGCATCCTGCAGTTCGAGAGGGACATCTACACGGGGGACTTGGGGCGGTTGAAGGTGAAGGACATGGAGAAGTGGCGCAACGATCTTCTGAAGGGCAACTATGATCCACAGATCAAGCTGCAGTGGGGTCCCGGTGGCAAGCTGGAGGATCTGGCGGCTGCCGGCTCGGACCACGAATCGCACGAGGACTACGAGGACGAGGAGAAGAGCGCCGTGCCCCTGGGCAAGTACGCCACGCAGCCGTATCGGGATCCGGGACAGTATCTGGGCCCCGCATCGAACGCGGATGAGTCTGTGGAGAGTGCCGACGAGGAGGGGCTAGAGCCGCAGTCGGAGGCGGAGATGGAGTCCTTGCAAGCTAAGGTACGAAACATGGCCGGTGCCCTGCTGCAGGTGGAGCAGGCCATTGGCCGGCGGTTCCTGAAACCGCCCTACGGCATGAAGAAGTGGGATCCCAAGCAGGATGCCCTGAAGCAGGAGTGCGAGGCCCGACTGCATCAGTGGGAGGTGTCCCTAATGGAGAGCACCAGCTATGCGCAGCTCTTTCTGCACTTCAACATGCTGCACGACTGCATCCAGTGGATACGATCGACGAACAAGTCCCTGTGCAAGGTCTGTCGGCGTGGCAGCGATCCCGACAAGATGCTCCTCTGCGACGAGTGCAATGGCGGCACACACATGTTCTGCATGAAGCCCAAGATGCGGTCCGTGCCCAAGGGCCATTGGTATTGCAACGAATGCGTCAAGAATCTGGGCCTGAAGAACGCCAACGacgagaaggagaagaagacGGCGGCCCAGAGGAAGCGCAAGTTCATTGTGGAAGAGGAGGATGAAGATGATaccgaggaggaggacgaggaggagacagaggagcaggaggaggaggaagaggatgGCACAGACGGTAAAAGCGAAACGTCTACCCATTCCTCCACCAACAAGCTCAATGAGCGCCCCTCTCGTCGTCCCCGAGGGCGTCCCAGCAAGAAGAAGCGACTAGCATCCAAAGAAATTGAAGTAGCTATCGTTGACCATGATGACGACGGTGATGAGGCGACGGAGGAGAGCGAACCCTTGGGCAGTGAAGTTGGCGATGAGGGTTCCGTGGTAACCAAAACTGGCGAGGATGAGGACGTGGAAGAGAACGAAAATGAAGAAGGCGAAGAATC CGACGATGACAAAGTGTGCCAGGTGTGCTTCTACGACGGCAGCGAGATACGCTGTGTCCGCTGCAGCCTCTACTATCATCTGGATTGTGCCCAATTAAAGCGACAGCCGCGAGCGGATTTCGTCTGCAAGAAGTGCAAGACATCGGAGACGCAACGACCGAGACGCCGAAATAGTCATG TAAATGGccacgacgacgatgatgatgatcggGTTGAACCTCCAGCCAAACGCTCGCGCTCCTCTCGCAACTCTCTGCGCATCTCGCTGGACAAATCCGCCCGCCACAGCGGctcgaacaacaacaacaacaatagcagcaccaacaacaaTAACCATCATCGCCGAAGCGGTCGTCGAATGAATGACAATCTGCCGTTGAACAGCGCCGCCTTGTACGATCTGCTGGAGCAGATCATGAAGCACAAGGCCTCTTGGCCCTTCCTGCGGCCAGTGTTGACATCGGAGGTGCCCGACTACCATCAGATTATCAAAACGCCGATGGACTTGTCCAAGGTCAAGTCCAAGCTGAACATGGGCGCCTATCAGCTGAACGAGGAGGTACTCAGTGACATACAGTTGGTGTTTCGTAACTGCGATCTCTACAATGTAGAAGGCAATGAGATATACGA TGCTGGCTGTCAGCTGGAGAAGTTCGTAATTGAACGATGCAGGGACATGCAGCTGCCCTTTAGGCCCAGTGACATGAATGACGAAGGAGTGGCCATTTGCTGA
- the LOC108155344 gene encoding uncharacterized protein LOC108155344 — MSTTLQLIMLTLVGVTIGQANNISYRQVLVPVLSQLKGGVELHLRSSKDGDHDFVQFLLRQGKYSMSISRTLELDSALPHHVLLFAGLEQLQEAFPQLTPRGGFYILALESSAPAEDPQLLQFMAEVWQHHNHSQIYYIQLDRGRLLLHNPFNQSIVLVDGTQAYTQIYQNLNGYPLRIYIFDSVYSAVIGDGANKKILSITGADAKLAKTVAKQLNFTPDYIWPDDEFFGGRRSDGSYSGGVGRAHRREVDIIFAGFFIKDYLSTDIQFSAAVYMDDLCLYVQKAQRIPQSIMPLFAVHVDVWLCFLMVGFFGTLCWLCLRALNRGLGIPRIFDAQKSRGRKVSSWSCALRIFIDTWVVWVRVNIGRFPPFQSERIFVASLCLVSVIFGALLESSLATVYIRPLYYRDLNTLAELDESGKPIYIKHPAFKDDLFYGHDSAVYRRLNAKMMLVAEGEERLIEMVSRQGKFAGVTRSASLQLNDIRYVMTKKVHKIPECPKTYHIGYILPRPSPYLEELNHVVLHLVAGGLIQLWTGEMKERAKWSIQRFPDYLAQLDVGRWKVLTLSDVQLAFYSLTIGCLLAGSVCLVELFFGHKKGK; from the exons ATGTCGACGACTCTGCAGCTAATTATGTTGACCCTAGTGGGAGTAACAATTGGTCAAGCCAATAATATCAGCTACAGGCAAGTGCTGGTGCCCGTTCTCAGCCAGTTGAAGGGCGGCGTGGAGCTGCACTTGCGAAGTTCGAAGGATGGAGATCACGATTTTGTGCAGTTTCTCCTGAGGCAGGGCAAATACTCGATGAGTATCAGCCGGACATTGGAGCTGGACAGCGCATTACCCCATCACGTGCTCCTCTTTGCCGGTTTGGAGCAACTGCAGGAGGCTTTTCCCCAACTAACCCCCAGAGGCGGCTTCTACATACTGGCCCTGGAGAGCAGTGCACCAGCGGAGGATCCACAGTTGTTGCAGTTTATGGCGGAGGTTTGGCAGCATCACAACCACAGTCAGATCTACTACATCCAGCTGGACAGAGGTCGTCTGCTTCTTCATAATCCTTTTAACCAGAGCATCGTATTGGTGGATGGGACACAGGCTTACACGCAAATCTACCAGAATCTCAACGGCTATCCCCTGAGAATCTACATCTTTGATTCGGTCTACTCTGCTGTAATTGGCGATGGCGCAAACAAAAAGATCCTGAGCATCACGGGTGCCGACGCCAAGCTGGCCAAAACGGTGGCCAAGCAGCTGAACTTTACCCCGGACTACATCTGGCCAGACGATGAGTTCTTTGG TGGCCGCCGGTCGGATGGCTCCTACAGCGGTGGCGTGGGTCGTGCCCATCGCCGCGAGGTGGACATCATCTTTGCGGGCTTCTTCATCAAGGACTACCTCTCCACGGACATTCAGTTCAGTGCCGCCGTCTACATGGACGATCTGTGTCTGTATGTGCAGAAGGCCCAGCGCATTCCACAGTCGATTATGCCCCTGTTCGCCGTCCATGTGGATGTCTGGCTGTGCTTCCTGATGGTGGGTTTCTTTGGAACCCTTTGCTGGCTTTGCCTCAGGGCTCTGAATAGGGGCCTGGGAATCCCAAGGATTTTTGATGCCCAAAAGTCCAGGGGAAGAAAGGTCAGCAGTTGGAGCTGCGCCCTAAGGATCTTCATCGACACATGGGTGGTCTGGGTGCGGGTGAATATTGGTCGCTTTCCGCCCTTCCAATCGGAGCGCATATTTGTGGCGTCGCTGTGCCTGGTGAGCGTCATCTTTGGAGCCCTGCTGGAGTCCAGCCTGGCCACGGTCTACATCCGACCGCTCTACTACCGGGATCTCAATACCTTGGCGGAATTGGACGAGTCCGGAAAGCCCATCTATATCAAGCATCCGGCCTTCAAGGATGACCTCTTCTACGGCCACGATTCGGCGGTGTATCGACGGCTGAACGCCAAGATGATGCTGGTGGCCGAGGGCGAGGAGCGTCTCATCGAGATGGTTTCGAGGCAGGGCAAATTCGCCGGAGTCACGCGCTCCGCCAGCCTGCAGCTGAACGACATCCGGTATGTGATGACCAAGAAGGTGCACAAGATACCCGAATGCCCCAAGACCTACCACATAGGCTACATCCTGCCTCGGCCATCGCCATACCTAGAGGAGCTCAATCACGTGGTGCTGCACCTTGTGGCCGGTGGCCTCATTCAGCTCTGGACGGGAGAGATGAAAGAGCGGGCCAAGTGGAGCATCCAGCGATTCCCCGACTATCTGGCCCAGCTGGACGTGGGACGGTGGAAGGTGCTCACCCTCTCGGACGTGCAGCTGGCCTTCTATTCCCTCACCATTGGCTGCCTTCTGGCCGGCTCCGTCTGTCTCGTCGAACTGTTTTTCGGTCATAAAAAGGGAAAATAA